The Mastomys coucha isolate ucsf_1 unplaced genomic scaffold, UCSF_Mcou_1 pScaffold14, whole genome shotgun sequence genome window below encodes:
- the LOC116089209 gene encoding gamma-crystallin F isoform X3 — translation MGKITFYEDRGFQGRHYECSTDHSNLQPYFSRCNSVRVDSGCWMLYEQPNFAGCQYFLRRGDYPDYQQWMGFSDSVRSCHLIPHDQDLRERGLQRPDGGDHRRLLPPAGPLPLQ, via the exons ATGGGGAAG ATCACCTTCTATGAAGACCGCGGCTTCCAGGGCCGCCACTATGAGTGCAGCACCGACCACTCCAACCTGCAGCCCTACTTCAGCCGCTGCAACTCTGTGCGCGTGGACAGTGGCTGCTGGATGCTCTATGAGCAGCCCAACTTCGCAGGCTGCCAGTACTTCCTGCGTCGTGGGGACTACCCTGACTACCAGCAGTGGATGGGTTTCAGCGACTCTGTCCGCTCCTGCCACCTCATCCCCCAT GATCAGGATCTACGAGAGAGAGGACTACAGAGGCCAGATGGTGGAGATCACAGACGACTGCTCCCACCTGCAGGACCGCTTCCACTTCAGTGA
- the LOC116089209 gene encoding gamma-crystallin F isoform X1: protein MGKITFYEDRGFQGRHYECSTDHSNLQPYFSRCNSVRVDSGCWMLYEQPNFAGCQYFLRRGDYPDYQQWMGFSDSVRSCHLIPHSSSHRIRIYEREDYRGQMVEITDDCSHLQDRFHFSDFHSFHVMEGYWVLYEMPNYRGRQYLLRPREYRRYHDWGAMNARVGSLRRIMDFY, encoded by the exons ATGGGGAAG ATCACCTTCTATGAAGACCGCGGCTTCCAGGGCCGCCACTATGAGTGCAGCACCGACCACTCCAACCTGCAGCCCTACTTCAGCCGCTGCAACTCTGTGCGCGTGGACAGTGGCTGCTGGATGCTCTATGAGCAGCCCAACTTCGCAGGCTGCCAGTACTTCCTGCGTCGTGGGGACTACCCTGACTACCAGCAGTGGATGGGTTTCAGCGACTCTGTCCGCTCCTGCCACCTCATCCCCCAT TCCAGTTCTCACAGGATCAGGATCTACGAGAGAGAGGACTACAGAGGCCAGATGGTGGAGATCACAGACGACTGCTCCCACCTGCAGGACCGCTTCCACTTCAGTGACTTCCACTCCTTCCACGTGATGGAAGGCTACTGGGTCCTCTACGAGATGCCCAACTACCGGGGGAGGCAGTATCTGCTGAGGCCCAGGGAGTACAGGCGCTACCACGACTGGGGCGCCATGAATGCCAGGGTGGGCTCTCTGAGGAGAATCATGGATTTCTATTGA
- the LOC116089209 gene encoding gamma-crystallin F isoform X2: MGKITFYEDRGFQGRHYECSTDHSNLQPYFSRCNSVRVDSGCWMLYEQPNFAGCQYFLRRGDYPDYQQWMGFSDSVRSCHLIPHVSFLLGSHRIRIYEREDYRGQMVEITDDCSHLQDRFHFSDFHSFHVMEGYWVLYEMPNYRGRQYLLRPREYRRYHDWGAMNARVGSLRRIMDFY; the protein is encoded by the exons ATGGGGAAG ATCACCTTCTATGAAGACCGCGGCTTCCAGGGCCGCCACTATGAGTGCAGCACCGACCACTCCAACCTGCAGCCCTACTTCAGCCGCTGCAACTCTGTGCGCGTGGACAGTGGCTGCTGGATGCTCTATGAGCAGCCCAACTTCGCAGGCTGCCAGTACTTCCTGCGTCGTGGGGACTACCCTGACTACCAGCAGTGGATGGGTTTCAGCGACTCTGTCCGCTCCTGCCACCTCATCCCCCATGTGAGTTTCCTCCTAGG TTCTCACAGGATCAGGATCTACGAGAGAGAGGACTACAGAGGCCAGATGGTGGAGATCACAGACGACTGCTCCCACCTGCAGGACCGCTTCCACTTCAGTGACTTCCACTCCTTCCACGTGATGGAAGGCTACTGGGTCCTCTACGAGATGCCCAACTACCGGGGGAGGCAGTATCTGCTGAGGCCCAGGGAGTACAGGCGCTACCACGACTGGGGCGCCATGAATGCCAGGGTGGGCTCTCTGAGGAGAATCATGGATTTCTATTGA